TTCATCGATTCATGACAATGAACTGAAACTGAGGCTGCAAGCAACAAACCAATTATCTAATTCTAatcaataataactaattacatcaaattaaacaaattatctAAACCcacatcaaaatttaaaattgaaaaactggaaaaatcagtataaaaaattgatagaataaaaactgaaaaaaaaaaacaactcaGCGAAGAGTGAAGTCAGTGAACTCACCCACACTGCAGAAGCATAAGCAAGAAGACGGCAACGGAAACGAGGAGGAATCACGAGCAGAGGAAGCAGACGCACGGATGAAGCAGAGGCAAACTAAGACAAGCGGCGCCGGGGACGAGGCAGAGGAGCCAACGGTGACGGCAAGCCGGCAGAGAGAGCGCTTCGACACGAGCGAGCAGAGGAGGGCTTACCAGAGAGAGACGACGAGGAGGAAGGTGAGGGACTGCGAGGTAAGCAGAGGCCGGAGACCGGAGACGCAAGTCGGCGAGGTGAGCGACGGACGGCAAGGAGAGAAGTGGGAGTGACGTGAGCTCCGTAAGGGACAGCGGCGAGGTGAATGACGCGGGCGGTGGTGATGCAGACCCAGAGGCACAACCATGGCAGCAACAACACCACTGCCGGCGGCGATGAAGACCGGAGGATTCCTTCCCTTCTCTGTTACAATTTCATGGGAGAGAAGAAAGGGGCTGgagtttgattaaaaaaaaatgaaattgtgcttgggttagagagattttaaatttgagtattattgtaatttcaaatattttagtttttatttttatttaaaataaatacgaTACTAAGACATAAACGTAAATCAATCCTATACACTTTTACATCAAACACAAGAGATTTATTTTAGAAGAAGTATAAagagccaatgaaatatttgttcGATttagtattagagatataataatTAGTATTACTTTTTCGGTTTTTCTTTTCACCTTAAGCTCTTGGTACGAGTGATTTCATGACATGGTATCAAAGTTCTAAATTTAAAAGGTGGATGAGTGGTTTTATAACATGAGATGTTTAGTATCCCAATAATCGATAGTTATTCTGAATAGTAtgggtgatgttcattttattcaactgtaattcaaataaaataattaaattataataaaataatatataaaatataaataaatacacaaaattaataaccaaATTATTATTTCTAAGTACTTTTcgatttatattattattcatacttagaaaaaaaaattatacacatAATTAAAGCTAATTTTAGTAATgaacaacaaaaattttataacaaCTAAAAGGTTGTGGGGCCTGATTAGTTCAACAAAATGAGAGCCAAAAGCCAAATCAAAACCAAAGCTTACAACACCCGAGTCAAACACAGCAACAAGGATAAACAAAAGACAAAGCCAATATAAGAAATACAAAAAGGCTGTAGAATAACAATTTCTAGCATTCCAAACATATAAAATACTCCAAAAGTAAATCAAGTTCAGACATAAAAGTCATTACAAGTTAATTAAACCAAATGAAATACTTCATATGATCAAAAGTGATAAAGCAGTGTTTCAAAATCacaagagttttttttttttttttttggtcaagaaAATCACAAGAGTTTAAGCATAGACTAATTTCCCGGACGAAGAAAGCAATTTTAAACCCATTAAGTTCCTCCACCCAAAAGAATCCATTAAGACCCGAAtccaattttaaattcaaatttttaataaaaaaatgattagtATTATACACACCATCAgggccactgctcaaagaattATGGTGCGTTTggattattaaataattttataacaaaatatattttttaaatttttaaataattattaaatagtttttatttaattttaattataaattaatcttttatatattatttaattataaaatctattattattttatcgttcatctatcatgtttattaataataaaaaactaaaacaataacaaattagatCTTTCATTAATCATAATACGATCGTAATTTTATCATTGATCTGTTACATACGTATTGGATTGAAAAAATTGTGTTTGTTAGAAATTCAATTGATTGGATACACAAATCAATCGATTCAGGTTTTTCAaacttcaatcgattgaattttgcaAGGCATGTTCTTATTCAATCGATTAGTCATATTACTCAATCGATTTAAGTCTTTAAAGCAATATAGATTTTCACACTTCAATCGATTCGTTgtgttacccaatcgattgaattgtgcaATATATTATATGTTACGCTTCTCTAAATTTTTCTGTTCgtgattataaattattatttctatcttcaaattttaagtttttattttaatttagatactctaatattattttttttaatataaagatTATAAATTGGTGAATAATCTATCAATAATTACTCAATTTTATAATTGGAATCGTTTATCAATCTGATTGattatcaattttttcattgtttttgttcATTGTTTATCTGTCTacttaaaattcattttttttcattatttatacaTCTCTTTAATATCCAATATTTGGccatcattaattgataatcaCAGTTGGCGATAGAGATTTAAACAATATGTTTAAAAATCAATGGATTGATTTGATTACAAAATCGAGATGAGTAAATAtaatctctaattttttaattctttgttTCGATTCTttattcatgaaattgattgtataatgaaaaatatttttttatcttttagtaatggattttttctgaaataaaaaaaattattatttttcaaaatccaatttttcaactttaattttacaaatacgaattttttttatgtagacTGTAGAGCAAGGCAAACTTCacttcaaattctaaaaaaaattggctAACTCAAATTATTAAACTTTAGTACTTTACAATAGACAATGGCAACCATTATCATCGTTTTCGAAGAATATAGTAATACATAAGAGTACACATTTattggaaaaatatttttttttaatttataaaaaaaattcttgttaAATAGATTTATTCCCGTGTACGTATTTCTCAAATTGCTTTGATGATTTCAATcgcttgaataaaaaaatttcacatGCCGTACGAAATTCAATAGATTATGTATCAATTTTAATCgattaaatttctaataaacACGATTTTTTCAATTCAATATGTATGTAACGGATCAATGATAAAATTATGATCGattaaaattgtaaaatatttattacgaTTAATAGAAGatctaatttgttattattttagtttttgattattaataaacataatagatgaataataaaataataatttataaaataaaaaatagattttataattaaataatatataaaaaattaatttgtaattaaaattaaataaaaactattagcagttattaaaaaacttaaaaaacatgttttattATGACaccatttaatggtccaaacATTCTGAGACCATCAAATCCGATGCCTAGTAATTTGTTAGTCCACTAGCTTACTATAAAACACATTGGATTAGCATTTTAACTCAGTTTTACTTAGCTAAATATATAGAGTGGTCTGTCTCAttatttagataaattttaatagGGTGGGACGAATTACCACTTTATGGTCCCTACTTAAAAATTAgaatgaatttaaaataatatataatttatctaaaaaaattaaaaacacttaaaatattaatttatattttaataatattaaaatattagcataatttatctaaaaaatactttatattaatatatcaatatatcacataaaatattaaaattagtatatctaCATATTCCGTATGGTATCATTTTTGTATTCATataaatatctattttataaCTTCAACAATTTTTACtaagaaattagattttaaatctatCAAATAAGTCCTCAAGATTACAACACATTATAGAATGTAAACTGAACCATACATCAATCAAACAATTTAAACACCACCCCCAAAaatgaaaatacataaattacaaaaacctattatagtttaatttatttggtCACATATAATACATACTCCCCAAACACAACATAAAATTGACTCTATAACATGCTACATAATATATACCTAAAAACCCATAAATGCCAAGATGAAGATCAAAGTGAAACTAGCAGCAGTAGTAACCACCGGCGGCGACCGAGATGGCTGTGGAGAAGGGGCCCCAGAGGAGGAGCTAGGGACAATAATGGACAACTTCTGTCCTTGAATGCAATGTGTGCCAAAACtgcaaatataataaaactggCCTTCCTTGTTAAGGATGAAGTTGGCAGGGCTATTCATTGTTGTGTTGATTGCATTTTCTGGACTGCAAATGTCGTAGGAATCTTTTGGCACTTCAACCACATCATGTTGGTTCATAGTGAAATCAAACACTACAAAACCATACgaatattaattaatagaaGACAATAATTAAAGATGAAGGGGTAAAAGGTTGGACTAGTTTATTTAGCTTTCAACTTTtcattaatgaaaaaaatacaaatcaatCCCTGATTTTTTAGTatgcaaatatttaaatttttgaagatttaaaaatatatttaagtttcTGTCATTTTCAAAATCTGAACACGTCGATTTCTGAATTTAATTTgtctcattttaaaaattttttcatatgTGCATCCGTATCAATCAGGTCAATACAATAGGAGTCACGATTAATTTCTTTCATTAGGTCTCATTGACTCAAGTGAATATGAAGGATCGagtccaaattttaaaaaagtcaaAAGTTTGaatgtattttcaaatctttaaaaacttaaatgttTGCGGATCAAAAAgtcaataacttatttatcttttttttaagaaaatttttcttaattttttttattaaatattaaattgtatgtatttttattagtatcaaaatatttctaataccaatttaataatttattttactgatatttataaatatatatttatacaaagattgaaatacaaataaaaaattttctgtgAATAATTTTAGAAGGGAAACGAAACATGTATCTCTGTCGTGGAAATTTTGCACCGAGATTAACTTTTCGATGTTTTCCTTAAGAGTCTAAAAATTTGACGTctaattatcaaaaaatattaaataattaatatttaaataataaatttaaatatttaaaatttaacatataaaataaattcaacaaaatttCAATGCCAAATAACAGGCAGAATAGAATTCAGAATTGTCCAAACTTTCCTTGCAAATTCTCACTCTGgggaaaattttttctttgcaaGGATTGGGATGAGGAGAACAAAATCCTCTTTAACTCCACATATTTTCTGTATGAAATCTCTCATAGTTAACTTAGACTCGACTTTTAAGATTGAtttgataaatatttatttatttttaaatagtttattaaaattgatctttgaaagataatttttaaaaattataattcttatatttaataaatcaaattaaaaattacgtTTAAAAAGTATAagcaataataatttatatttaattagtaaaataattttaaaaatttaaatgaccgcataacatacataaatattttaaaaaatattcttaactTTTAAAGAATACAAGTAatatcatataatatttttgttttaccaaATATAAAACAAGatgtttatacttttaaaaacacaaatatttactttttacaaaagtcaaattttaatcaatctaaaagatatttatatgtatatatcatttaaaattaaaaaaaatgcgaGTAATGTGTATGTAGTTTTACAAATGGTTGAAATTtgtagctttttatttttaatatggagaAAGGTGTGGAATGATACAGCGTTATGGAAAATAGAGGTGCTTTTCCTGCATGTGGTATCAGGAAGCTGAAATCGGACCGAAGAATTTAGAGCAAGGAATTCGGACGGTCCGATTAGAGGAGatctacaaaaaaatatttttttaataaaactcGAAGGGTccgatttgatttaaaaaaaaaaaaactaaaaacggAGGTCCGTTTTcattaaaaggaaaaatataaaaaaaaaagaattgtaaACGGAGGGTTCGTTTTCagtttaagaaagaaaaaaaataaaaagtgtaaacggagggtccgatttgattttaaataaaaaagaaaaaacaaaaattaatcgGACGATCCGATTTGTGGtcaacaaattttttaacaaaaaattcggacggtccgatttttCTCTGTCCACACCTGTGTCTAACACCTATATATTATAACCAAACATAACTCACGTACtctttcaatataaaaaaaaatagtcaaaatttGCACATAACTCATTACATCATATAAAATCTCATAGGAAATAAGTATAATCTATCtatgatatatttaattatatagtaattaaattttaaccTTACTTACCTAAGATATCTCCGAGGGAAAATCTCTGGTTATTTGCCCAATCTTGGTATTCAGAATCATTTGATGGAATCTTCCAACCTTCACTGCCTCCAACAACATGACGTGTCTGCGCTTCTGCGAATTGAAGAATAGCTAACATACCCAAAATTGCACAAATTACtacgttattattattatttgatccCATAATTTTATTCATCTTCAAATTTATATACTAAATTCTAGTGAGCTGAGATGAATGTAATAATGCTAAAGCTATGGTTTATTGCGcatttgttaattttggaagCTTTTGGTGGCTATAAATAGGGAAGAACAAAGTGATGATAATTAAGTGAATGGAAATTGAGTGCATGATATTTATATTTGTCCATTGACTATATGGACCATAATATTAAAGTGTGTGTTCGAAATACGTTGTGTTTCAACTCATAATGAACGTAGGGTTTGCTTTGACAGCTATGCTTTTAAATTAAGAAAAGTAGGGttttgcttgaattatatattattgaacACATATTTATATCTACAACTATATTAAGCCTAGTTGTGAGAACTGAACCGATAATTAAATCGGTCAAATTATTAAGTTATTAGTTTAATTGGTAGATTATTAGTTAAACCGGTTGATTcgatattatataaataaaaaataaaaatagtcaaaaatttaaaattaaaatttaaaatacatattttattaatatttcaaaaatatcaaactattctaaaataatatagactagaaataatacatattttgttatttttattctatcataaatatttttaatttatttttatattaaaataactattattttcaaattttaataatttattaattagtttatatctattacactattatatactacaagtatttattaaaaaataatactaataaattttatataatcatgaaaagaaaaaaataagtgaatttataattattgttaaataaaaatataattaatttaagaataagtgaatttataatttaaattctaaCCAGTTTGGTTGAACCGGTCTTTACTgaatttgactaatttttattagtttattttggGTTTGACCGGTTTGTATCGATTTTTTATCTCATGCGGTCCAAATATTGGACCAGATCAATAGAAGATTTAATTCACCGATTTTTCGGTTGAATCGATCGATTCAGTCCGATTTTAATAAcactaaaattaactactaaaattaattactaatataattaatatatatatatatatacaaataaatacAGTGATGATTTTGGTGGcgattttaatatacaaatagaaaaaaaaagttagataCATGCCAGTATgcgattatatttttttggtaactggacaaaaataaacaacaatcaaaaaagaaaaaaacaaacaagaaactATTTAAGAAATGTAGTTCTACTGagtattattttcaaattctttttaatgcaacagaagttttacttagaaaaaaaatgtCTTTATTGCAGTCTTTGTCATGATGTTTGTCCCAAAAAGTAACCGTTAATAACCATACACAACCGGCCAGTGATAACATTATTATGCCAGTAGTGTTTCTAATTCTTGAGCTAATTTAAGTCTGTTTTCTATTTTGTCGGTTTATCAATTTAATTACTTTCTTAGCACAAGTCAACGAGCTTCATTGGTTCAAGGTAACTTATTAGGAAAAGTCAACAATCATATTACTATATATGGTAGTGATTAATTGCAGTTAGTTGAAATTGAACCTAACTTTCTTGATTTTCCACTGCTCAATTAATATCGTCTGACTCATTTAACTTGCATTCAGGGTTATGTTAGATTGAACAAATTAAAGATATCAGAGTGGAATAAAAAGTAATCTAAATTAgttgaatataataatatataataggagACCAAATGAATATGTCTAGTTTGTATTAAGTAGTAACTGAGAACAGTTTAAAGAataattagtcccacattgaaaaaaataagaaagaatgaCGAGTTTATAAGATCAGAGATTCACTAATTTAGTCAAGAGTTTTCGCCCTTACATAAGCAAAGATCCTTGtttaagaaaaagagagagttaGAATGAACGGTTGTTGTTTCCAATTTTAGAATCAAATTTGCCAATTTTGTTCTTACATTATTGAAACAAGATGTATCTAAAGAATAATTATGACAAGACCAAATTTGAAAGTGACAAACACTAAAAACACGATATCATGATCACCTTATCACTAAGTTTGTAAGGCGAAAAAGACAATGTCTATCAGAATCGGAATATTAGTGGCCATATATAGGTTTATCACTATAATTAAAATCTGTAATCACTTGTTGGAATAtatgaattcaaataaaaatcacATTATTCGAATCAACTGAACACACCAAGTGAATTATACATGACTTTGAATtgctattattttaattaacatatatctcacaaatgtaaaataattaaacaactCTCTCTTATTAAGGTCTAAGCTATTTACATTTTGCAATACAAAGTCGgctctattaattttaataagccAAAATAGTTATGAGGCTGCAGTTAAATGAGTGTGATGTTTAGTTCCTTGAAAGAGATCCGGTGAATGTGTATGGTTGTCCAACTCATTCCGGCCGTCATCGTCATCGTCTTCGTCTTCAGCCTCCCAGAGGAACTTCGCATATGAAGCCATGACATAACTACCAATGAAACATTAAGATTTATAAATTGGTTTTATTGCCAAAGAGAAACAAGGACagtatttttcttttggatatAATACAAGTTTGAATTAATTGAGCAAAACTATTCccaaatattataattttcttGTATGCTAGAATATCaagtaattaactaattataacATAGTTTCTGCATAGAGTGATAAAATATGACCATCACCAGGAGTAGCCAAAATTGCTCTTTCAAAAAACTCCTTTGCTCTAGGGTAATCTCCACGAACCTATTtgtaaaaaaacaaatataagtCATGATATGATGCAAATAATTCCTCTGTCTTAGCTTTTACATGTACCAAGtttaacttttaattaaattacCTCTTTCAAAAACTTAGCATAATTTCCCAACAGAAGAGAATCATTGGGGTTAGCTTCAATCATTTGTTGATAATAAGCATCAGTTCTATCCCCAccattattactattatttccTTCAAAGAATTCCCATCCTCCTCCATCACCATAGCCTACTCTTCCACTACCATTACTTCCCATACCACCATCCATCACTAAAGTTTGCAATTTAAGACTCTCTTGCTTCCCCTCGCCGGCCCCGGCGCACCCTTCATGATTAAGGACTACCTTATTATCTAATCCGGAGCTTGAAAACAATCCTTGAACCGAAGATTTAGCTTCCATGCACATCTTTTGTTCCGGATCTTTTGCTTCGtctatttctttgatctttgtACTATGTTGAGTTCTTAGAACTTTACTACGTGGCGATGGTGGGACAGAACATTTTTTCTTAGGACTTGGTGTGTTACTATGGAGTTCTGTCTCCACCAAGTGTTGGCTTAGACAAAAAACCGATGTTGCCCTAGGGAGATGGACAACCAGTTCGGCCGGCTCGGTGGAAGACTCCATAGAGTATGGTAGCAAGGAAGTTAGAATTGGTGCTGAAGAACTTCTAAGTAACATGTTTGCAATTCAAAgagacaatgaaaaaaaaaggggatttttttaatttataatacaaGCAAGATTGATGGAAGATATGATGGATGAAAAAGAAATGGTGCAAGTTGAAGAATACCACCTTAGGAGACAGCTAAGAATTGAAAAGTGAGTGAAAAGTGCTtgataagaagaatgaaaagaaatagAAACACTGGGAGTGGTAGAAGAGAACTCTCCCATATATTGGGACATATAGAATAGAGTTTAAGAAGGAGTGTTAAGTCTTTATATAGAGCATGACCTAAGAGCTCTAGTCTTGGAAAAAACagtatttttttttcctatGTGATATTTAATAATTCAGTCTTTGCATaacaaaatatgattaaaacaaagtgataataatattataactccaaaaaaaaaaaaagatgttaaCATCAAATAATCTACATTTTTCTTTGGGGCATTTGCTTCTTTTTTGGTTGATATGAAATATTATCCTTTTTGTAAGATTTTTTATGAAACATTATCTAAATTCCCATTTAGATTAAATTCGCATTCAATCTAATAGTAAATGATAAATACAAGTAGGAAAGTATGACCTCTGCCAGAGGGACACGTTTGCTTGAAGGATGCATGGCATGAGATTAGGGTGGTGACCCACAACGCCGTTCTTGTGTTGCTTTCAAATGCAAAATTGAACGGACACAAATTGGTCCTTGCTAGTGACACAAGTTGAGTCACTATCTAGCCTTAGCCTCTCACCAATTGAACCAACTATGTATTGACAACACCTTAAGGGGAACCATGGGCACATTTTGTTGTCATATATGAGTGTTTTCTAATAATGTACCAAGACCTTCTATTGAATAGTAACTAGAATGGGAGAGATATATGATGTTCTTAACTTTTTATAATGTGCATCACATCATTCACGTGAACTTTCATCGTCTTGCTCAAATTAATCCCTACCAAGGAAAAAATGAAGGCTTTGATTAAGACTAGTTTCCTAGTAGATAGTTTATCAATAAAGGCCTcatattattagaaaaaaatcatAGTTGCGTCTTTTTGAGATATAGGATAACTCTATAACAACCTTGGTCACACTCTATTCACTTTTAAAAGGTCATTTTATAGGGACCTatctaaaattttcaaactaaaTATACAAAAGTTCCTATTTAGAATAGATACCGATTTCTCATTCGTAAGAGATACTAAAATTCTTAcaacttaggttatttttaattgtatattgtTGTTATAATATGTAAACCACGAACTTTGAACCTCACAAAACAAAccattgtttttatattatataataggatgtaataaaatataatttatgtaACTAATGCCACAACATGGGTGATTTAATCTATCAATCTTATATTGGATTATTAGCATAAAGAATCTCTAAATGGGATCTCCATTTTCAGCTTTTACGCTGTTATGTGGTCCCAGAGTTTCAACACATTAGTATGGTATTGTGGTGATAAGACACTCAGATTAATTTGAGTCGTTGTTGGTTTATATCTCATTGGTATTATTCGCAACACTAAGACAAAAGTATGCAATGTATTGATAAGTGCTATCAAATCCTAAATCCAACCCCAAGCACCAAGTTACACAATGTGCATCATAATGAAAACTTTTCTATAGTATTAGTTCTGATTTTCAACTCTCTCATCCACTACTCTCGTTTAATAAAGACATGACATAACATGAGGAAACAAAAAATTTCAAGAGTAAAAAGTTATTTGAGAACCAAGATACCAGCATAAACAACAACGATATGTAAAACTGAGAGTAGATCAGTGCCTCGGTTTGGTTAGTCAACTTAGTCTACTCCCTCCTTAGTAGTAGTTAGGAATATTGTACTATAGACCTAAATATAAACAACTATTATTgacaactaaaaaatataaagatgtgTACTATAGACCCTATAACAAGTgcaaaatacataaatattttactACCTTCCAAGTTGTCTTCCTAATTCTTACACTTTTAAGAATTAGAAGGATAACTAGAAAGACGAGTTAGGAATTCTAATCATTACTCTTTCCAAAAATAAGTGCTTTGTGATTAATATGTGCACAAGAAAGAGCGAAACTTTCCACAAGAAACGAGCCGGTGGGAACTGCTTAGTTGACTTGTGAGACTTGAAATGTTATGAAACTATGGTTACCAATGATTTTAGTTCATAAACAAGTTAAAAAATCTCAACTGTAAAGACTATTGAAACAAACTACTAAGTCCTATGTTACCTCTTATCTATATGACTTCAAGCTCCTTCAAGATTCAGTACTAACCCAAAGCATTTAAACATTGAATATATAAAGAAGGAAAATGAGACCAGAGTGATTAATCAGATATGGTGTTTAGTGTAAAATTAATGGAGAAACAGAAGAACATTCATTCCacacattataatttttttcttttcccttttgttttgttttcctgTTCCTGTAAAAAATTGTCCCCCTAGATTATGATATGCTATCTATACAAATTAAATGCttactatttctttttttataatcttCTAGATATTGATCACTTGTTTGGTCTGTTTCTCCCATCCCAGGCAGAAGCCCAAAAGAATAGCGACACCCAGAAAAGAACAGCAAAGAAGATCTGTGCTCTGTCTTGAATTTTTGATAAAGATGCCGCAAGATCTGcttctcaaataaaataaaccaaagacATTTATCAACACCAAAAGCTAAACCTTTCTCATAGAAGCACAATTGCAAATGCAAATCGAAGTATACATAACAGAATTTGCTCACATGCTactgaaacaaaatatagatataaTTCAGCATAATCATACTTCATACTAAGACGAATTAAATGTATAACCCCAATCAGCTCCTCTCACTGTGGAAGCATACAGAATAATTATTTAGACCAGAATGAATGGCTATCTTAATTAATTAGGAATTGTGCAGCTAAGGGAATTTCTCGTTGCGTTACTTGCTTTCTTAAAA
This sequence is a window from Arachis duranensis cultivar V14167 chromosome 2, aradu.V14167.gnm2.J7QH, whole genome shotgun sequence. Protein-coding genes within it:
- the LOC107472880 gene encoding umecyanin-like — protein: MNKIMGSNNNNNVVICAILGMLAILQFAEAQTRHVVGGSEGWKIPSNDSEYQDWANNQRFSLGDILVFDFTMNQHDVVEVPKDSYDICSPENAINTTMNSPANFILNKEGQFYYICSFGTHCIQGQKLSIIVPSSSSGAPSPQPSRSPPVVTTAASFTLIFILAFMGF
- the LOC107472818 gene encoding uncharacterized protein LOC107472818, which codes for MLLRSSSAPILTSLLPYSMESSTEPAELVVHLPRATSVFCLSQHLVETELHSNTPSPKKKCSVPPSPRSKVLRTQHSTKIKEIDEAKDPEQKMCMEAKSSVQGLFSSSGLDNKVVLNHEGCAGAGEGKQESLKLQTLVMDGGMGSNGSGRVGYGDGGGWEFFEGNNSNNGGDRTDAYYQQMIEANPNDSLLLGNYAKFLKEVRGDYPRAKEFFERAILATPGDGHILSLYAETIYVMASYAKFLWEAEDEDDDDDGRNELDNHTHSPDLFQGTKHHTHLTAAS